From the genome of Halomonas sp. MCCC 1A13316, one region includes:
- a CDS encoding tripartite tricarboxylate transporter TctB family protein: protein MLTLTKDRALALAMLVITGILMAETRNIAPPTSWQPYGSALFPQILLGIIAVLSLLLLLRTWLVSQGVASSEPSRPRRSLTEWVRHNATVLSLFGLFGLYALLLPLIGYLIATLAFLMASLALLLGIDTRRKWLINLVVSCTIAPLVYVIFRFVLNVWLP from the coding sequence ATGCTGACCTTGACCAAGGACCGCGCCCTGGCACTCGCCATGCTGGTCATCACCGGCATCCTGATGGCAGAGACGCGAAACATCGCACCGCCCACCAGCTGGCAACCTTATGGGTCAGCTCTATTCCCGCAGATCCTGCTGGGCATCATTGCCGTCCTGTCCTTGCTACTGCTGCTACGCACCTGGTTGGTATCTCAGGGCGTAGCCAGCAGTGAACCGAGTCGGCCACGCCGCTCCCTCACCGAGTGGGTCCGACACAATGCCACTGTACTGTCCCTGTTCGGCTTGTTCGGACTCTATGCCCTGCTACTGCCGCTGATCGGCTATCTGATTGCCACGCTGGCCTTTTTGATGGCCTCACTGGCCTTGCTGCTGGGTATCGATACGCGCCGCAAGTGGCTCATCAATTTAGTGGTCTCGTGCACTATTGCCCCGTTGGTGTACGTGATCTTTCGTTTCGTCCTCAACGTCTGGCTACCCTGA
- a CDS encoding Bug family tripartite tricarboxylate transporter substrate binding protein, whose translation MMRNKLTPIIATLGLAIAGSAQADYPEKDIRLIIPYGPGGATDIIFRLISKEAEEHLGESVVPVNMAGAGATLGSRNVKDADPDGYTLLGSHDTIALSKLAGTVDYSYDAFEPVTLLTQTINLPVAHANHPVKSAEEIADYVSENPGEVRFSMIPSSTDHFFWVQFFDAAGIDMADVRLVGYPDTGEQVSALLAEEIDFAMFNLPSAGAFFEDGSFTPLGVAHPERLDSLPDIPTLREQGIEMDHSTSRGLFAPKGTPQEVLDTLADAYGKALEDDEVRSRIENDFGSVVRYLPGEEYQAFLEENEAALTAAAENIDFQN comes from the coding sequence ATGATGCGCAACAAGCTGACTCCCATCATTGCCACTCTTGGCCTTGCCATTGCCGGCAGTGCCCAAGCTGACTACCCGGAAAAGGACATCCGCCTTATTATTCCCTACGGCCCAGGCGGCGCCACCGATATCATCTTCCGGTTGATCTCGAAGGAGGCCGAAGAGCATCTGGGCGAATCGGTTGTGCCTGTGAACATGGCCGGGGCCGGCGCGACACTCGGTTCACGCAACGTCAAGGATGCCGATCCCGATGGCTACACCCTGTTGGGCAGCCATGACACCATTGCGCTCTCCAAGCTGGCCGGCACCGTGGACTACTCCTACGATGCCTTCGAGCCCGTCACCCTGCTGACCCAGACCATCAACCTTCCGGTTGCCCACGCCAATCATCCCGTCAAGAGTGCCGAGGAGATCGCCGACTACGTCAGCGAGAACCCCGGAGAAGTCCGCTTCAGCATGATCCCGAGTTCAACCGACCACTTCTTCTGGGTGCAGTTCTTCGATGCCGCGGGCATCGACATGGCTGACGTGCGCCTGGTCGGCTATCCCGATACCGGCGAGCAGGTTTCCGCCCTGCTTGCCGAAGAGATCGACTTCGCCATGTTCAACCTGCCTTCCGCCGGGGCCTTCTTCGAGGATGGCAGCTTCACCCCTCTGGGCGTGGCGCATCCCGAGCGGCTCGATAGCCTGCCCGATATCCCGACGCTGCGCGAGCAGGGTATCGAGATGGACCACTCCACCAGCCGTGGCCTGTTCGCTCCCAAGGGAACGCCGCAGGAAGTCCTCGACACCCTGGCGGACGCCTACGGCAAAGCGCTGGAAGATGACGAGGTCCGCAGTCGCATCGAGAACGACTTCGGCTCGGTAGTGCGCTACCTGCCCGGGGAGGAGTACCAGGCCTTTCTGGAGGAAAATGAGGCAGCCCTCACCGCCGCTGCCGAAAACATCGACTTTCAGAACTGA
- a CDS encoding chromate transporter, whose product MIHWELFLAFFIPNIIGYGGGPAIIPLIEAEVVGRYGWMTAQEFAETLALGNALPSPIATKMAGQIGFDVAGASGAVVAVLATVVPSLLLMLGALGLLYRYRDSPRVKRMSQWVRPVIAMMMAWLTWSFFTEGLETAGLVHTLLIGSLAAVALLRLRIHPAFIVMAALAYGGLFLG is encoded by the coding sequence ATGATTCACTGGGAGCTGTTCCTTGCCTTTTTCATTCCCAACATCATCGGTTACGGCGGAGGTCCTGCGATCATTCCGCTAATAGAGGCGGAAGTCGTGGGACGCTATGGCTGGATGACAGCCCAGGAATTCGCCGAAACCCTGGCGCTGGGCAATGCCTTGCCAAGCCCCATCGCCACCAAGATGGCCGGTCAGATCGGCTTTGACGTCGCCGGTGCCAGTGGCGCTGTCGTCGCTGTGCTGGCCACTGTGGTGCCTTCCCTATTGCTGATGCTGGGCGCTCTGGGACTTCTTTACCGTTACCGTGACTCGCCCCGCGTCAAGCGTATGAGTCAGTGGGTACGCCCGGTCATTGCCATGATGATGGCCTGGCTGACTTGGAGCTTCTTCACCGAAGGGCTGGAGACGGCAGGCCTTGTGCATACCCTGCTGATCGGCTCATTGGCGGCCGTGGCACTGCTGCGGCTGCGAATTCACCCGGCCTTTATTGTGATGGCCGCTCTGGCCTACGGGGGGCTCTTTCTCGGCTGA
- a CDS encoding chromate transporter gives MIDQSPASLSKVFWAFTRIGLLGFGGGPAMIPLVRDEVVTRHRWLDDDAFADVLAIANTLPGPIATKMPGYIGYRIGGIAGCVIAVAAVIVPMMLAMILLLGLFSRYRDVAWIRGMGYAVVPVVMVMMGQLTLDFWNKSRLSLGPWLSLAMGAGSGVLIYLLGLHPGWIIGALLVTAMVSPEPRPREARE, from the coding sequence GCAAGGTTTTCTGGGCTTTTACCCGCATCGGCCTGCTTGGCTTCGGCGGCGGGCCGGCCATGATCCCCCTGGTCCGCGACGAGGTCGTCACCCGTCATCGCTGGTTGGATGACGATGCCTTCGCCGACGTGCTCGCCATTGCCAATACCCTTCCCGGGCCCATCGCCACCAAGATGCCGGGCTACATCGGCTATCGCATTGGAGGCATCGCCGGCTGCGTTATCGCCGTCGCTGCCGTCATCGTTCCCATGATGCTTGCCATGATCCTGTTGCTGGGTCTGTTCAGCCGTTATCGCGATGTCGCCTGGATCCGCGGGATGGGATACGCCGTCGTGCCCGTGGTCATGGTCATGATGGGCCAGCTGACGCTGGACTTCTGGAACAAGTCGCGCCTTTCCCTGGGCCCCTGGTTGAGCCTTGCGATGGGGGCGGGATCAGGGGTGCTCATCTACCTGCTCGGTCTGCATCCCGGCTGGATCATCGGTGCCCTGCTAGTGACGGCGATGGTCTCACCGGAACCACGTCCGAGGGAGGCCCGTGAATGA